In a single window of the Bradyrhizobium erythrophlei genome:
- a CDS encoding Lrp/AsnC ligand binding domain-containing protein: MVPFFVQFKCKLGQSYAVANALAEAEIASEIYSTAGDYDLLVKFYVDNDTDIGHFVNEKVQVIPGIQDTHTIITFKAFGPG; this comes from the coding sequence ATGGTTCCCTTTTTCGTCCAGTTCAAATGCAAGCTCGGGCAGTCCTATGCCGTCGCCAACGCGCTTGCCGAGGCCGAGATCGCCTCCGAAATTTATTCCACCGCGGGCGATTACGATCTGCTGGTGAAATTCTACGTCGACAACGACACCGATATCGGGCATTTCGTCAACGAAAAGGTGCAGGTCATTCCCGGCATTCAGGACACCCACACCATCATCACCTTCAAGGCGTTCGGCCCGGGTTAG
- a CDS encoding ATP-binding protein, with amino-acid sequence MQQIADWLKNLGMSEYAERFAEDHIDLAVLPDLTDQDLEKLGVLLGDRRKMLRAIRELGCETSATPHPSAVSVAQPKDAAERRQLTVMFCDLVGSTDLSARFDPEDLRAIIGAYHHCCATAVERNGGFVAKYMGDGVLAYFGYPQAHEHDAERAVRAGLALGQAVPMLRTPAGSPLHVRIGIATGVVVVGDLIGAGAAQEQAVVGETPNLAARLQAIAESDAVVIAESTRRLLGNIFELRNLGTLNLKGIAGPARAWTALRRSSVASRFDALHTSGLTPLVGREEESELLLRRWSRAREGEGQVVLLSGEAGIGKSRLTAAVLEHLAAEPHTRLRYYCSPHHADSALYPIIGQMERAAGLSHDDTPEMKLDKLDSVLAQAPTSSRDAALLAEMLSLRNDGRYPGLELAPEQRRQRTLEALISQVVGLAHHNPVLMIFEDAHWIDPTSLEVLGRTVDRIATLKILLIVTFRPEFVAPWVGQPHVTTLTLNRLGQREAAAIIARLVENKQLSADVTAEIVERTDGIPLFVEEMTKAVLEAESEDAARRTTASVPSMALAVPASLHASLMARLDRLGPAKKLAQIGAAIGREFSHALLASVARETEAELEPALDRLIQAGLLFRQGRPPHANYLFKHALVQDVAYGTLLRAKRCELHERIASALEQQFLDVCEAQPEVLARHYTQAGLGSQAIRYWQRAGNRAARRSANKEAVAHFRNALELLEALPDKAAHAEQELQLLIALGPALMTTTSSAAPEIGRVYARARELAGHAQRVADLFPTVWGAWLIAYTSGDILTSSRLLDELFSMAKTSGDSALVLQAHHAAWPIFTTTGALATARNHIASGLAIYRRDKHGDQALQFGGHDPAVCGYASDAIVAAAMGYPDEAVRQMQKGLGLARDLDHPAHACPGAVVCSRTASDSSRATESTGLCKRRPPDGHKAWIRRWSRQRNDVARMGKRRASAH; translated from the coding sequence ATGCAGCAGATTGCCGACTGGCTCAAGAATCTCGGCATGTCCGAGTATGCGGAGCGTTTCGCAGAGGACCATATCGATCTCGCGGTTCTTCCCGATCTGACAGATCAGGATCTGGAAAAGCTGGGCGTTTTGCTGGGCGATCGCCGCAAGATGCTCCGCGCCATCCGTGAGCTTGGCTGTGAAACCTCAGCCACACCGCATCCTTCCGCGGTTTCTGTAGCGCAACCCAAAGACGCCGCCGAACGTCGTCAGCTCACGGTGATGTTCTGTGATCTGGTCGGCTCGACAGACCTCTCAGCCCGGTTCGATCCCGAGGACTTGCGCGCTATCATCGGTGCCTACCACCATTGTTGTGCGACCGCAGTCGAACGCAATGGAGGATTCGTTGCCAAGTACATGGGTGATGGGGTGCTTGCCTATTTCGGGTATCCGCAGGCCCACGAGCACGATGCCGAGCGTGCGGTGCGCGCCGGGCTCGCCCTGGGCCAGGCAGTCCCCATGCTGCGTACGCCGGCTGGCTCGCCTTTACACGTACGTATAGGGATCGCGACCGGGGTCGTGGTCGTCGGAGATCTTATTGGCGCGGGTGCAGCCCAGGAGCAGGCCGTCGTGGGCGAGACGCCAAATCTTGCCGCCCGCTTGCAGGCTATTGCTGAGTCGGATGCCGTGGTTATTGCGGAGAGCACCCGAAGGCTTCTCGGCAATATCTTCGAACTCCGGAATCTCGGGACCCTGAACCTCAAGGGCATTGCCGGACCTGCGAGAGCCTGGACCGCTCTGCGGAGGAGTTCTGTCGCGAGCCGCTTCGACGCCCTGCATACGTCCGGGCTGACTCCACTCGTCGGGCGGGAGGAAGAATCCGAATTGCTTCTTCGCCGCTGGTCCAGGGCAAGGGAAGGTGAGGGACAGGTCGTCCTGCTCTCGGGCGAAGCAGGTATCGGGAAATCGCGGCTCACGGCCGCGGTTCTGGAACATCTGGCCGCTGAACCCCATACGCGCTTGCGATATTACTGCTCCCCCCACCATGCAGACAGTGCGCTCTATCCGATCATTGGGCAGATGGAACGGGCTGCCGGCCTGTCGCACGACGATACGCCGGAAATGAAGCTCGACAAGCTCGATTCCGTGCTCGCTCAAGCGCCAACCTCTTCCCGGGATGCTGCCTTGCTTGCGGAAATGCTTTCGCTCCGAAACGATGGACGATATCCCGGGCTCGAGCTTGCCCCGGAACAACGCAGGCAAAGAACGCTGGAAGCGCTGATCTCGCAAGTCGTCGGGCTGGCGCACCACAATCCAGTGCTGATGATTTTCGAGGATGCGCATTGGATTGATCCGACCAGCCTGGAAGTGCTCGGTCGGACGGTAGATCGGATAGCGACCCTCAAGATACTGCTTATCGTAACTTTTCGCCCTGAGTTCGTAGCGCCGTGGGTAGGGCAGCCGCATGTGACAACCCTAACACTCAACCGGCTTGGGCAGCGTGAGGCGGCCGCGATCATCGCGCGGCTTGTCGAGAACAAGCAGCTATCGGCGGATGTGACGGCGGAGATAGTGGAGCGCACCGACGGTATTCCCTTGTTCGTGGAGGAGATGACGAAGGCGGTGTTGGAAGCGGAGAGCGAGGACGCGGCCCGGCGAACCACCGCTTCTGTTCCGTCGATGGCTCTCGCGGTCCCCGCCAGCCTGCACGCGTCGTTGATGGCGCGGCTCGACCGGCTCGGGCCGGCCAAGAAGCTGGCGCAAATCGGAGCAGCGATAGGGAGGGAGTTTTCGCACGCTTTGCTGGCTTCGGTTGCGCGCGAGACAGAGGCGGAACTCGAGCCGGCGCTAGACCGCCTCATTCAGGCCGGTTTGCTGTTTCGGCAAGGCAGGCCGCCGCATGCGAATTACCTGTTCAAGCACGCCCTGGTACAGGACGTCGCCTACGGGACGTTGCTCCGCGCAAAGCGATGCGAGTTACACGAACGCATCGCAAGCGCCCTTGAGCAGCAGTTCCTGGATGTTTGCGAGGCCCAACCTGAGGTTCTTGCTCGACATTACACTCAGGCAGGATTGGGTTCGCAGGCCATTCGTTATTGGCAGCGGGCAGGGAACAGGGCTGCAAGGCGGTCGGCCAACAAGGAGGCGGTCGCGCATTTTCGGAACGCGTTGGAACTGCTTGAAGCACTGCCGGACAAGGCGGCACACGCCGAGCAGGAATTGCAGCTGCTGATTGCTTTGGGACCGGCGTTGATGACGACGACGTCCTCGGCGGCCCCGGAGATTGGGCGCGTATACGCCAGGGCTCGCGAGTTGGCGGGTCACGCCCAGCGGGTCGCGGATCTGTTTCCAACCGTCTGGGGAGCATGGCTAATCGCCTACACGAGCGGTGATATTTTGACTTCCAGCCGCTTGTTGGACGAGCTGTTCAGCATGGCAAAGACGAGCGGCGATTCTGCGCTTGTGCTGCAGGCTCACCACGCAGCGTGGCCGATCTTCACAACAACTGGCGCCCTTGCCACGGCACGCAATCATATCGCGTCCGGGCTTGCTATTTACCGACGGGACAAACATGGGGATCAAGCCCTCCAATTCGGGGGCCATGACCCGGCTGTCTGCGGGTACGCGAGTGATGCCATCGTTGCGGCGGCGATGGGTTATCCCGACGAGGCCGTTCGGCAAATGCAAAAGGGTCTTGGGCTTGCGCGCGATCTTGATCATCCCGCCCACGCTTGCCCAGGCGCTGTGGTTTGCAGCCGAACTGCATCAGATTCGTCGCGAGCCACAGAGAGTACAGGACTTTGTAAGCGCCGTCCTCCCGATGGTCACAAAGCATGGATCCGCCGTTGGAGTCGCCAACGCAACGATGTTGCGCGGATGGGCAAACGTCGTGCAAGCGCACATTGA
- the thiD gene encoding bifunctional hydroxymethylpyrimidine kinase/phosphomethylpyrimidine kinase, whose product MTAMPIALTIAGSDSSGGAGIQADLKTFAALGVYGASVITALTAQNTSGVSGIHDVPADFVTAQIDAVFGDLDVKAVKIGMLAQLPTIDAVVAALKRWSPQHIVLDPVMVATSGDRLLAADAVAGLRTQLIPLASLITPNLPEAAALLDEPVAVGEAAIESQGKRLLAMGCPAVLIKGGHGQGSESIDYLIRGSGTVALSAPRIATKNTHGTGCSLSSAIAAGLAKGEDMETAVRAAKAWLSAAIAAADRLGVGRGHGPVHHFHGFY is encoded by the coding sequence ATGACGGCGATGCCCATAGCGCTCACCATCGCCGGCTCGGATTCGTCAGGCGGCGCCGGCATCCAGGCCGACCTGAAGACATTTGCCGCGCTCGGCGTCTACGGCGCTTCCGTCATCACGGCCCTGACCGCCCAGAACACGAGCGGCGTCAGCGGCATTCACGATGTGCCCGCCGATTTCGTGACCGCGCAAATCGATGCGGTGTTTGGCGATCTCGACGTCAAGGCCGTCAAGATCGGCATGCTGGCGCAGCTTCCGACCATTGACGCCGTCGTCGCGGCGCTCAAGCGCTGGTCGCCACAACATATCGTGCTCGATCCGGTGATGGTGGCGACGTCAGGGGATCGTCTGCTGGCGGCGGACGCCGTTGCAGGCTTGCGAACCCAGCTCATTCCACTGGCGTCGCTGATCACGCCGAACCTGCCGGAGGCCGCCGCCTTGCTGGACGAGCCGGTCGCGGTGGGCGAGGCTGCGATCGAGAGCCAGGGCAAGCGGCTGCTGGCGATGGGTTGTCCGGCGGTGCTGATCAAGGGCGGGCACGGGCAGGGCAGTGAGAGCATCGACTATCTCATCCGTGGCAGCGGTACCGTCGCGCTGTCGGCGCCGCGTATCGCGACCAAAAATACCCACGGCACCGGTTGCTCGCTGTCCTCGGCGATCGCTGCCGGGCTTGCCAAGGGTGAGGACATGGAAACCGCGGTTCGCGCCGCCAAGGCCTGGCTCAGCGCCGCGATCGCGGCAGCGGACCGCCTCGGTGTTGGGCGCGGCCATGGGCCGGTCCATCATTTTCATGGGTTTTATTAG
- a CDS encoding formyltransferase family protein — MFDTIILLSGAAEHSTFPAVFRGHNPLLSVIPVGTSAELEALNPDLLRRARLIGFVTPVIVPETILTRLGYGAVNFHPGPPGYPGWAPAHFALYNRETEFGATAHVMTEQVDAGPIIDVALFPVPAGTSVLALEGMAYARLAQLFWRMAKSLATDPEPPRTLSLQWSSRKYSRRAYRTMCDIPLDIPKDELQRRIEVFGGNHFGMSPTINLHGVEFRAVMPPGGQTAA, encoded by the coding sequence ATGTTCGATACCATCATTCTGCTTTCGGGTGCCGCCGAGCATTCCACGTTTCCGGCCGTGTTTCGCGGACACAATCCGCTGCTGTCGGTGATACCCGTCGGCACATCAGCCGAGCTTGAGGCCTTGAACCCGGATCTGCTTCGCCGGGCCCGGCTGATCGGGTTCGTTACGCCGGTCATCGTCCCCGAGACCATCCTCACCCGGCTCGGCTACGGCGCCGTCAATTTTCATCCAGGTCCGCCCGGCTACCCCGGATGGGCGCCGGCACACTTCGCGCTTTACAATCGGGAAACGGAATTCGGCGCGACGGCGCATGTCATGACCGAACAGGTGGATGCAGGTCCGATCATCGACGTCGCGCTGTTTCCTGTTCCAGCCGGGACCTCCGTGCTTGCGCTGGAGGGGATGGCTTATGCCCGTCTCGCGCAATTATTCTGGCGCATGGCCAAATCGCTCGCCACGGATCCGGAGCCGCCGCGAACGCTCTCGCTCCAATGGAGCAGCAGGAAATATTCCCGCCGCGCCTATCGGACGATGTGCGATATTCCTCTCGACATCCCGAAGGATGAACTGCAGCGCCGAATCGAGGTGTTCGGCGGCAACCATTTCGGAATGTCGCCGACGATCAATCTGCACGGCGTCGAGTTTCGCGCGGTGATGCCGCCTGGCGGGCAAACCGCCGCCTAG
- a CDS encoding cupin domain-containing protein — protein MRKLMLILVTFLVSGGMGFAQDMAKPVNATDIKWGPAPNVFPAGAQMAVVSGDPSKTGLYAVRLKLPADYKIPAHNHPTSEYVTVLSGDFHIGMGNKLDPQKGELLGAGGFAEAPAKMNHYAWTTSEAVVQVHGEGPFAITYVDPADDPSKK, from the coding sequence ATGCGCAAGCTGATGTTAATCCTCGTGACGTTTCTGGTGAGCGGCGGAATGGGCTTTGCCCAGGACATGGCGAAGCCGGTCAATGCGACTGACATCAAGTGGGGGCCGGCCCCCAACGTCTTTCCGGCGGGCGCCCAGATGGCGGTCGTTTCAGGGGATCCTTCCAAAACTGGCCTGTATGCCGTTCGATTGAAGCTCCCTGCGGACTACAAGATTCCCGCTCACAATCACCCGACTTCCGAATATGTAACCGTTCTCTCTGGCGATTTTCACATCGGGATGGGTAATAAACTCGACCCGCAAAAAGGCGAACTACTAGGGGCAGGCGGTTTTGCTGAAGCGCCCGCCAAGATGAATCATTACGCTTGGACAACGAGCGAGGCTGTCGTTCAGGTTCACGGCGAAGGACCTTTTGCGATTACCTACGTCGATCCGGCGGACGATCCAAGCAAGAAATAG
- a CDS encoding SH3 domain-containing protein: MSFGRVAASAVIFTFLSAVCASAKPITITADTNLRKSPGTDSPVLTLIPKGTTVEVGKCTNGWCQTSLNGQDGYAIAQNLGMATARRAPRGPMVADEEVDEYGPPPGYGPGPAYVVGPPVYYGYGPYYGGYYGGWGYRGGWGRRW, from the coding sequence ATGAGTTTCGGACGGGTCGCGGCATCGGCCGTAATCTTCACGTTCCTGTCGGCGGTTTGCGCAAGCGCCAAGCCGATTACCATAACGGCGGATACCAATCTGCGTAAATCACCCGGCACCGACAGCCCGGTTCTCACGCTGATTCCGAAGGGAACGACGGTCGAGGTCGGCAAGTGCACCAACGGTTGGTGCCAGACCTCGCTGAACGGCCAGGATGGTTATGCCATCGCCCAGAATCTCGGGATGGCGACGGCGCGGCGCGCACCGCGCGGGCCGATGGTCGCCGACGAAGAAGTGGACGAGTACGGGCCGCCCCCGGGCTATGGCCCCGGACCCGCCTACGTCGTTGGACCGCCGGTCTATTACGGCTACGGACCCTATTACGGAGGGTACTACGGAGGCTGGGGTTACAGGGGCGGCTGGGGACGGCGCTGGTGA
- a CDS encoding alpha/beta hydrolase family protein, whose product MAAASMSRRSPDFSPSSRSYCRGRAKGNRRVLFHRLTASAFAGWGAASVLGKYRAYAIILCCPDSCAQAAGIQLLDSDPNLAGAIWYPCAAEPRRVPLGSLAVQFVDSLQGVKDCPVTGTKLPLVIVSHGRGGWFGGHDDVVEALAEAGFVVAAINHPGDNGSDSSKRDSLSVLASRPADMIGLLDFMLNDWKDRAAIDHAKIGFFGFSAGAYTGLVLAGGNPDFRRIAPYCTESNKSLGCEQFRSGDIPSNPPHEPRIRAAVLADTALNYMFTPEALAAVEIPLLIWRSELGGGGVDPKNSALTANSLPGKPDIHVVPAGHFAFLPPCSPQFAANLPRFCTDPPGFDRTAFHCDFDASVVGFFRDHLVGEGETR is encoded by the coding sequence ATGGCGGCAGCATCGATGTCGAGACGGAGCCCGGACTTTTCACCGAGTTCAAGATCGTATTGCCGCGGACGAGCCAAAGGTAATCGGCGAGTCCTGTTTCACCGACTGACGGCCAGTGCGTTTGCCGGATGGGGGGCTGCTTCGGTGCTTGGGAAGTATCGGGCTTATGCCATCATCCTGTGTTGTCCGGACTCTTGCGCGCAGGCTGCCGGCATTCAGCTTCTCGATTCCGATCCAAATCTGGCAGGCGCCATTTGGTATCCATGCGCAGCAGAGCCGCGGAGAGTGCCGCTCGGCAGTCTTGCGGTGCAATTTGTCGATTCGCTTCAGGGCGTAAAGGACTGTCCTGTCACGGGGACAAAGCTGCCGCTGGTCATTGTCTCGCACGGCCGCGGCGGCTGGTTCGGGGGCCACGATGACGTTGTGGAAGCACTGGCCGAGGCCGGCTTTGTCGTCGCCGCCATCAACCATCCCGGCGACAACGGCAGCGACTCATCGAAACGCGACAGCCTGTCCGTCCTTGCGTCACGTCCGGCGGATATGATCGGCTTGCTCGATTTCATGCTGAACGACTGGAAAGACCGAGCGGCTATCGATCACGCTAAAATCGGCTTCTTCGGCTTCTCCGCCGGTGCCTATACCGGCCTGGTGTTGGCGGGAGGCAATCCGGATTTTCGCAGGATCGCACCCTACTGCACGGAGTCGAATAAATCGCTAGGTTGCGAGCAGTTTCGCAGCGGCGACATTCCATCCAACCCGCCGCACGAGCCCCGAATCCGGGCGGCTGTGCTTGCCGACACTGCATTGAACTACATGTTCACGCCGGAAGCCTTGGCGGCGGTTGAAATCCCCCTGCTGATCTGGCGATCTGAATTGGGAGGCGGAGGCGTGGATCCGAAAAACTCCGCGCTCACCGCCAACAGCCTGCCCGGCAAGCCAGACATTCATGTCGTGCCTGCCGGCCACTTTGCTTTCCTGCCGCCGTGCTCGCCGCAGTTCGCAGCGAATTTGCCGCGCTTTTGCACCGATCCGCCCGGCTTCGACAGAACGGCCTTTCACTGTGACTTCGACGCGAGCGTCGTTGGATTCTTTCGCGACCATCTCGTTGGTGAGGGCGAGACACGCTGA
- a CDS encoding GAF domain-containing sensor histidine kinase, giving the protein MTTQRDALESDPKRGVAELEQELKSSLAERDGIARENARLVSETKEALARQTATSDILRVISRSPTDVQPVFDSIVLTAARLIRRDKAFILRCDATTYWLVAMAGPEGPLPVPDLAPVAIDTDANFPSRAIVTRKNLHLPDWSAVELPEYERHIRETFGFNSALYLPLLREGECIGLLGIAGTHAGRFGDNEIALAESFRDQALIAIENTRLFNETKEALERQTATADVLKVIASSPSDVQPVFDAIAERSNRLVEALSTAVYSLVEDTLHLMAFTRTDPEADRALQASFPRPLSALPRREQLRNGEIVHIPDVEIEWAKIPDLRELARLRGFRSQLIVPLMSKGKVIGAISVTRKEPGSFAAHYIQLLETFADQAVIAIENVRLFDEVKAKTADLSEALEQQTATAEVLKVISRSAFDLQTVLETLITSAVKLSDANRGSIFLREGDVFPLKAASSTTAEFLQYWAANPPKAGRGSATSRVIASGKVEIIPDVLDDPEMEMPTGSLSRIRATLGVPMLRDDRVEGVLVLTRPEPGTFTKSQIDLVQTFADQAVIAVENVRLFEETKARTKELAASLEELRAAQDRLVQTEKLASLGQLTAGIAHEIKNPLNFVNNFSALSSELVEEMNDLLAGATLDTKIRGELDELAQTLKSNLEKVVQHGKRADSIVKNMLQHSREGSGEHRPADINAIVDESMNLAYHGARAERTGLSIALQRDLDPSVGMADVYPQEITRVLLNLISNGFYATTKRKAEVGDGFEPMLSAATRNLGDRIEIRIRDNGTGIPEEVKEKIFNPFFTTKPSGEGTGLGLSMSHDIIVKQHGGSIDVETEPGLFTEFKIVLPRTSQR; this is encoded by the coding sequence ATGACGACGCAACGCGATGCCCTCGAGTCTGATCCCAAGCGAGGGGTTGCCGAGCTTGAGCAGGAACTCAAGTCAAGTCTTGCCGAGCGCGACGGAATCGCGCGGGAGAACGCCCGGCTCGTTAGCGAGACCAAGGAGGCGTTGGCCAGGCAAACCGCGACTTCCGATATTCTGCGCGTCATCAGTCGATCGCCGACCGACGTGCAGCCGGTATTTGACTCCATCGTGCTCACCGCGGCGCGGCTGATCCGACGCGACAAGGCGTTCATCCTGCGTTGCGACGCCACCACCTACTGGCTTGTAGCAATGGCGGGGCCGGAAGGACCTCTTCCTGTCCCCGATCTTGCGCCCGTTGCGATCGACACAGACGCCAATTTCCCGTCGCGCGCCATCGTCACCAGGAAGAACCTGCATTTGCCGGACTGGTCGGCGGTCGAACTGCCCGAATATGAGCGCCACATCCGCGAAACTTTCGGCTTCAACTCGGCGCTTTACCTGCCACTCCTGCGCGAGGGGGAATGCATCGGCCTGCTGGGGATCGCCGGAACGCATGCCGGTAGATTTGGTGACAACGAAATCGCGCTGGCCGAGTCGTTCCGCGACCAGGCCCTGATCGCGATCGAAAACACGAGATTGTTCAACGAAACCAAAGAGGCGCTTGAGCGACAGACCGCAACAGCTGACGTCCTGAAGGTGATCGCCAGTTCGCCGTCGGACGTTCAGCCGGTATTCGACGCCATAGCGGAGAGATCGAACCGGCTGGTGGAAGCCCTGTCGACCGCGGTGTACAGCCTCGTCGAGGACACGTTGCACCTGATGGCCTTCACGCGAACCGACCCCGAGGCCGATAGGGCTCTGCAAGCGTCGTTCCCCAGACCGTTGTCCGCGCTTCCGCGGAGAGAACAACTCCGCAATGGCGAGATCGTCCACATTCCCGACGTTGAAATCGAATGGGCCAAAATACCCGATCTGCGGGAACTGGCGCGATTGCGAGGCTTTCGCAGCCAATTAATCGTGCCGCTGATGAGCAAGGGTAAAGTTATCGGTGCAATCAGCGTCACGCGCAAGGAGCCTGGTTCTTTTGCCGCCCATTACATCCAGCTTCTCGAAACCTTTGCTGATCAGGCCGTGATTGCCATCGAGAATGTACGCCTGTTCGACGAGGTCAAGGCGAAGACCGCCGATCTCTCCGAGGCGCTGGAACAGCAGACCGCGACCGCAGAAGTCCTCAAGGTCATCAGCCGCTCGGCTTTCGATCTGCAAACTGTTCTCGAGACCCTGATAACGTCCGCAGTCAAGTTGAGTGATGCCAACAGGGGGTCGATCTTCCTTCGCGAAGGCGACGTCTTTCCTTTGAAGGCGGCGTCCAGTACGACAGCCGAATTCCTGCAATATTGGGCAGCGAATCCGCCAAAGGCCGGCCGCGGTTCGGCCACCTCGCGCGTCATCGCATCGGGAAAGGTCGAAATCATTCCCGATGTTCTTGATGACCCGGAAATGGAAATGCCCACGGGTTCCCTGAGCAGAATTCGCGCGACGCTGGGCGTTCCAATGCTCAGGGACGACAGAGTCGAAGGCGTGCTGGTGCTGACACGGCCTGAACCCGGCACCTTCACCAAAAGCCAGATCGATCTGGTGCAAACCTTTGCCGACCAGGCGGTGATCGCGGTAGAGAACGTGCGGTTGTTTGAGGAAACCAAGGCACGCACCAAAGAACTCGCCGCCTCTCTTGAGGAACTGCGCGCCGCGCAAGACCGACTGGTGCAGACGGAGAAGCTCGCCTCGCTCGGCCAGCTTACCGCCGGTATCGCCCACGAGATCAAGAACCCGCTCAACTTCGTCAACAATTTCTCGGCGCTGTCGTCGGAACTGGTTGAAGAGATGAACGACCTGCTTGCGGGCGCCACGCTCGACACCAAGATACGCGGCGAACTGGACGAATTGGCGCAAACGCTGAAGAGCAACCTCGAAAAGGTCGTTCAGCACGGCAAGCGCGCCGACTCGATCGTGAAAAACATGCTGCAGCACTCCCGTGAAGGTTCCGGCGAGCATCGTCCGGCGGACATCAACGCGATCGTCGACGAGAGCATGAACCTCGCCTATCACGGTGCCCGGGCGGAAAGAACAGGGCTCAGTATCGCCCTTCAACGCGATCTCGATCCGTCCGTCGGCATGGCTGACGTCTATCCGCAAGAGATCACGCGAGTTCTACTCAATCTCATATCGAACGGGTTCTACGCCACGACAAAGCGCAAGGCGGAGGTCGGTGACGGCTTCGAGCCAATGCTTTCTGCTGCGACGAGGAACCTCGGAGACAGGATCGAAATCCGTATTCGCGACAACGGGACCGGCATCCCGGAAGAGGTAAAAGAGAAGATATTCAACCCGTTCTTCACGACCAAGCCGTCTGGCGAAGGGACCGGACTTGGCCTGTCGATGAGCCACGACATCATCGTCAAACAGCATGGCGGCAGCATCGATGTCGAGACGGAGCCCGGACTTTTCACCGAGTTCAAGATCGTATTGCCGCGGACGAGCCAAAGGTAA
- a CDS encoding Ldh family oxidoreductase gives MPILQPELTVTFGRLKSFIHEALTKLGLPDSDAQTVAALMAQADLQGSDGHGVTRLPQYARRIKAGGFNVRPNIQVVREQAGTALLNGDNGMGHLVMKRAAEIAIEKARNTGIAWVSSQFSNHAGPASLYASMPLAHDMIGLYFAVGNANHLPPWGGLDMLLSTNPIAAAIPAGDEKPIVLDMATTVAAYGKVKTKALRGETMPEGWMIDRQGKPLTDPKRADEGMLLPLGGMEAGYKGYGLAMIIGLLAGTLGGAAMGKEVIDFNHDDSSVTNTGQAIAAINIAAFGDVGVFKASVDTLVRDFRNSSRMPGVDRIFVPGEHSHATRAARTRDGIPIAAALMRGLDQVADELGIARLA, from the coding sequence GTGCCGATCCTGCAACCCGAATTGACAGTCACCTTTGGCCGGCTGAAATCATTCATTCATGAAGCGCTGACGAAGCTCGGCTTGCCGGATTCGGACGCCCAAACGGTCGCCGCGCTGATGGCGCAAGCGGACCTGCAGGGATCGGACGGACACGGCGTGACCCGCCTGCCGCAATATGCCCGTCGCATCAAGGCGGGCGGCTTCAACGTTCGGCCGAACATCCAGGTGGTGCGCGAGCAAGCCGGCACGGCGCTCTTGAATGGCGACAACGGCATGGGCCACCTCGTCATGAAGCGCGCCGCCGAGATCGCGATCGAAAAAGCGCGCAACACCGGCATTGCATGGGTCAGCTCGCAATTCAGCAACCATGCCGGGCCGGCGTCGCTTTACGCCAGCATGCCGCTCGCCCACGACATGATCGGACTTTATTTCGCTGTCGGGAACGCCAACCATCTTCCGCCCTGGGGTGGCCTCGACATGCTGCTATCGACCAACCCGATCGCCGCCGCGATTCCGGCCGGCGACGAGAAGCCGATCGTGCTCGATATGGCGACGACGGTCGCGGCCTATGGAAAAGTGAAGACAAAGGCGCTGCGCGGCGAGACCATGCCGGAGGGCTGGATGATCGACCGGCAGGGCAAGCCCCTGACCGATCCGAAACGCGCCGACGAAGGCATGCTGCTGCCGCTGGGCGGCATGGAGGCCGGCTACAAGGGCTACGGGCTTGCGATGATCATCGGCCTGCTCGCGGGCACGCTCGGAGGTGCTGCGATGGGCAAAGAGGTGATCGATTTCAATCACGATGACAGCAGCGTCACCAACACCGGCCAGGCGATCGCGGCCATCAACATCGCCGCATTCGGCGATGTCGGCGTGTTCAAGGCGAGCGTCGATACCCTCGTGCGCGATTTTCGCAACAGCAGCCGGATGCCGGGCGTCGACCGGATTTTCGTTCCCGGCGAGCATAGCCATGCCACGCGGGCGGCGCGGACCCGCGATGGAATTCCGATCGCCGCCGCGCTGATGCGTGGGCTGGACCAGGTCGCCGACGAACTCGGAATTGCAAGACTCGCCTAG
- a CDS encoding VOC family protein, with protein sequence MTSITPFLWFDNNVPEAVAFYESVFPDARVETVNDFMATFELAGQKFNALNGGPKYKFNEAISFFVSVESQEEVDYFWNRLIADGGKESKCGWLKDKFGLSWQVVPTALGRYLSDPDRKKADRAMQAMLKMQKIVIADLDKAYAG encoded by the coding sequence ATGACTTCGATCACGCCGTTCCTCTGGTTCGACAACAACGTCCCCGAGGCTGTCGCCTTCTACGAATCGGTGTTTCCCGATGCCAGGGTCGAAACCGTCAATGACTTCATGGCGACCTTCGAACTCGCGGGGCAGAAGTTCAACGCCCTCAATGGCGGCCCAAAATACAAGTTCAACGAGGCGATCTCCTTCTTCGTCAGCGTCGAGAGCCAGGAAGAGGTGGACTACTTCTGGAACAGACTGATCGCCGACGGCGGCAAGGAATCGAAATGCGGATGGCTCAAGGACAAGTTCGGTCTGTCCTGGCAGGTTGTGCCCACGGCCCTCGGCCGTTACCTGAGCGATCCCGATCGCAAAAAGGCCGATCGCGCCATGCAGGCCATGTTGAAGATGCAAAAGATCGTCATCGCCGACCTCGACAAGGCATATGCCGGCTGA